From Halorubrum salinarum, the proteins below share one genomic window:
- a CDS encoding DUF7310 family coiled-coil domain-containing protein, whose product MTDHARGTEPPRAETESEAATPTDANGPNDRIESRLRAVERAVTGGDARPADAATEARATAERERLESRLDDVEERVAELEAATQAIRGYAGAVRAVNDEVERRADLALARATEASRGADRDADRDDELDQDATDAGPADGAVPSESALDAALPDDGPGSGPRTGGEGSIEGGGGASDDGGAWATDALDRLRESL is encoded by the coding sequence ATGACCGATCACGCACGCGGGACCGAACCGCCGAGAGCGGAGACGGAGTCGGAGGCCGCGACGCCGACGGACGCGAACGGCCCGAACGACCGGATCGAGTCCCGGCTCCGCGCCGTCGAGCGCGCGGTGACCGGAGGCGACGCGCGCCCGGCGGACGCGGCAACGGAGGCGCGGGCGACGGCCGAGCGCGAGCGGCTCGAATCGCGGCTCGACGACGTGGAGGAGCGCGTCGCGGAGTTGGAGGCCGCGACGCAGGCCATCCGCGGCTACGCGGGAGCGGTCAGAGCGGTCAACGACGAGGTCGAGCGGCGGGCCGACCTGGCGCTGGCGCGGGCGACCGAAGCGAGTCGAGGGGCGGACCGCGACGCCGACCGTGACGACGAACTCGACCAAGATGCGACCGACGCCGGCCCCGCCGACGGCGCGGTCCCGTCGGAGAGCGCCCTCGACGCCGCCCTGCCGGACGACGGGCCGGGTTCCGGCCCCCGCACCGGCGGTGAGGGGAGCATCGAGGGCGGCGGCGGCGCGAGCGACGACGGCGGCGCGTGGGCGACGGACGCGCTGGACCGGCTCCGGGAGTCGCTGTGA
- a CDS encoding tubulin/FtsZ family protein, translated as MKAVLLGVGQAGGKLATAITEFDADAGYGAVLDALAVNTAAADLDPLPLETVLVGQSRVNGHGVGGDNELGAEVMDEDAVEVLDALAPKVTAEAEAVFVVAGLGGGTGSGGAPVLVRELNRVYDVPVYAIGVLPGRDEGTMYQVNAGRSLKTLVREADATILLDNDAWRSAGESVEGGYEAINASMAKRIGLILAAGEAVEGVGESVVDTSEVINTLRSGGMAAVGFASAPAAEDPQENVTTVTSAVRSAVMTGLSLPNATDADAALVAVAGDPDRISRKGAEKARKWLQEETGSMQVRGGDFPLDSDRIAALVLLAGVERSQRVEAFLERARQAVRDEREEKPDPAAAFENDEIDDLL; from the coding sequence ATGAAAGCAGTCCTCCTCGGCGTCGGACAGGCCGGCGGGAAGCTGGCGACCGCCATCACCGAGTTCGACGCCGACGCCGGCTACGGCGCGGTCCTCGACGCGCTCGCCGTCAACACCGCCGCGGCCGACCTCGACCCCCTCCCGCTCGAAACGGTCCTCGTCGGGCAGTCCCGAGTCAACGGCCACGGCGTCGGCGGCGACAACGAACTGGGCGCCGAAGTGATGGACGAGGACGCCGTCGAGGTGCTCGACGCGCTCGCCCCGAAGGTCACCGCGGAGGCGGAGGCGGTGTTCGTCGTCGCGGGCCTCGGCGGCGGGACCGGCTCCGGCGGCGCGCCGGTCCTCGTCCGCGAACTGAACCGCGTGTACGACGTGCCCGTCTACGCCATCGGCGTCCTCCCCGGCCGCGACGAGGGGACGATGTACCAGGTGAACGCCGGCCGGTCGCTGAAGACGCTGGTTCGCGAGGCGGACGCGACGATCCTGCTGGACAACGACGCGTGGCGCTCCGCGGGGGAGTCCGTCGAGGGCGGCTACGAGGCGATCAACGCCTCGATGGCGAAGCGGATCGGCCTCATCCTCGCCGCCGGCGAGGCGGTCGAGGGCGTCGGCGAGTCGGTCGTCGACACGAGCGAGGTGATAAACACGCTCCGCTCGGGCGGGATGGCCGCTGTCGGCTTCGCGTCGGCGCCGGCGGCCGAGGACCCGCAGGAGAACGTCACCACGGTGACCAGCGCTGTCCGGAGCGCCGTGATGACGGGGCTCTCGCTGCCGAACGCGACCGACGCCGACGCCGCCCTCGTCGCGGTCGCGGGCGACCCGGACCGGATCTCGCGGAAGGGCGCGGAGAAGGCCCGGAAGTGGCTTCAAGAAGAGACGGGATCGATGCAGGTCCGCGGCGGCGACTTCCCGCTCGACTCCGACCGGATCGCCGCCTTGGTCCTCCTCGCGGGCGTCGAGCGCTCCCAGCGCGTCGAGGCGTTCTTAGAGCGCGCCAGGCAGGCGGTCCGCGACGAGCGCGAGGAGAAGCCCGACCCGGCGGCCGCGTTCGAGAACGACGAGATCGACGATCTGCTGTAG
- a CDS encoding DUF7311 family protein, which yields MIRVVLTVLVAVALLAASMPAVETARTATTAERLGAETDRLERAIAGVVSGSTPVSDPAMAAGTTVLLRVPTGFAAAETDRVALVGSAGGPGGVALAYRIDGGPKRTLRVGTGPAETAVDIVGGPIELRPGPNRIRIRYVDDGGPTVRIGRIG from the coding sequence GTGATCCGCGTGGTCCTCACGGTCCTCGTGGCGGTCGCGCTGCTGGCGGCGTCGATGCCCGCGGTCGAGACGGCCCGGACCGCGACGACGGCGGAGCGGCTCGGCGCCGAGACGGACCGGCTGGAGCGAGCGATCGCCGGCGTCGTGAGCGGGTCGACCCCCGTGAGCGACCCGGCGATGGCGGCGGGGACGACGGTCCTCCTGCGCGTCCCGACCGGGTTCGCCGCGGCCGAGACGGACCGCGTCGCGCTCGTCGGGTCGGCGGGGGGGCCGGGCGGCGTCGCGCTCGCGTACCGGATCGACGGCGGACCGAAGCGCACGCTCCGCGTCGGAACGGGACCCGCGGAGACGGCCGTCGACATCGTCGGCGGCCCGATCGAACTCCGACCGGGACCCAACCGGATCCGGATCCGGTACGTCGACGACGGGGGACCGACGGTCCGGATCGGTCGCATCGGCTGA
- a CDS encoding DUF7563 family protein yields MPTCQNCGSFVTTDYVRVFTPNEVDRPRVCPACEDLVRDGADVREARATRSS; encoded by the coding sequence ATGCCGACCTGTCAGAACTGCGGTTCGTTCGTCACGACAGATTACGTTCGGGTGTTCACTCCGAACGAGGTCGATCGGCCCCGCGTCTGTCCGGCCTGCGAGGACCTGGTCCGCGACGGCGCCGACGTCCGCGAGGCCCGCGCCACGCGGAGCAGCTGA
- a CDS encoding HVO_0416 family zinc finger protein yields the protein MSSSAPSSDDDVFDEFLSDHGHETEIVSWERSYNKLQCPECGALHEEGTARCSVCDWRPN from the coding sequence ATGTCCAGTAGTGCACCCAGCTCGGACGACGACGTGTTCGACGAGTTCCTCTCGGATCACGGCCACGAGACAGAGATCGTAAGCTGGGAGCGATCCTATAACAAGCTCCAGTGTCCCGAGTGCGGTGCGCTCCACGAGGAGGGAACGGCGCGGTGTTCGGTCTGCGACTGGCGGCCGAACTGA
- a CDS encoding M24 family metallopeptidase translates to MSGGDATPGDGEGGPRPLRTDLRPVVEAVREADAAAFVAVGDRAADDLRYLTRFSGPDRPYALVVAPSGGTTSGDARAVLCAPALFREQAEREFVAGARAPSAEVTADAEPAFHDGVAREVRTEGVGDHAGERAAAVVEDLVDGASAAAEDADPTVLAPASIPHDAAVYLERAGVELASTDAVADARARKAPAEVDRHRRVQRAAVAGMARAEAILAESEVDESEGGPGEEGETDRRPPLRWKGEPLTTERLRREVNAVLAARGVRDAGNTVIGAGPSAADLHYVGDDPIRPGETVLLDVSPRGPDGYYGDVTRTFVVDGDGGWERRAYVAVEAAREAALDEVEPGVPAKTVHGEAAAELAAYGFDPNAGEGEAGFTHGTGHGVGVSLHEGPSLSGAGELRPGHVVTVEPGVYDPEIGGVRLEDLILVTDEGYEILAEYPFGIVPEKRSDADAV, encoded by the coding sequence GTGAGCGGGGGCGACGCGACGCCGGGAGACGGCGAGGGAGGACCCCGCCCGCTCCGGACCGACCTCCGTCCCGTCGTCGAGGCGGTCCGCGAGGCGGACGCGGCCGCGTTCGTCGCCGTCGGCGACCGCGCCGCCGACGACCTCCGCTACCTGACGCGCTTCTCGGGGCCGGACCGCCCGTACGCGCTGGTCGTCGCGCCGAGCGGCGGAACGACGAGTGGCGATGCCCGCGCGGTCCTCTGTGCCCCCGCGCTGTTCCGCGAGCAGGCGGAGCGGGAGTTCGTCGCGGGCGCTCGCGCACCGAGCGCGGAGGTCACCGCCGACGCCGAGCCGGCGTTCCACGACGGGGTCGCTCGCGAGGTCCGGACCGAGGGCGTCGGCGACCACGCCGGCGAGCGCGCGGCCGCGGTCGTGGAGGACCTCGTCGACGGCGCGAGCGCGGCGGCCGAGGACGCCGACCCGACCGTCCTCGCGCCCGCCTCGATCCCGCACGACGCGGCGGTGTACCTCGAACGCGCGGGGGTCGAGTTGGCCTCGACCGACGCGGTCGCCGACGCCCGGGCGCGCAAGGCGCCGGCCGAAGTCGACCGGCACCGCCGCGTCCAGCGCGCGGCGGTCGCCGGGATGGCCCGCGCCGAGGCGATCCTCGCCGAGAGCGAGGTCGACGAGAGCGAGGGCGGCCCCGGCGAGGAAGGGGAGACGGACCGCCGTCCCCCGCTCCGCTGGAAGGGCGAGCCCCTCACGACCGAGCGGCTTCGCCGCGAGGTGAACGCGGTCCTCGCCGCGCGCGGGGTCCGCGACGCCGGGAACACGGTGATCGGCGCCGGCCCCTCCGCGGCCGACCTCCACTACGTCGGCGACGACCCGATCCGGCCCGGCGAGACGGTGCTGCTCGACGTCTCGCCGCGGGGCCCGGACGGGTACTACGGCGACGTGACCCGGACGTTCGTCGTCGACGGCGACGGCGGCTGGGAGCGCCGCGCGTACGTCGCGGTCGAGGCCGCCCGCGAGGCGGCGCTCGACGAGGTCGAGCCCGGAGTCCCGGCGAAGACCGTCCACGGCGAGGCGGCCGCGGAGCTGGCCGCGTACGGCTTCGACCCGAACGCGGGCGAGGGCGAGGCCGGCTTCACCCACGGCACCGGCCACGGCGTCGGCGTGAGCCTCCACGAGGGGCCGTCGCTGTCCGGCGCGGGCGAGCTCCGACCGGGACACGTCGTGACCGTCGAGCCGGGCGTCTACGACCCCGAGATCGGCGGGGTCAGGCTGGAGGACCTGATCCTCGTCACCGACGAGGGGTACGAGATCCTGGCCGAGTACCCGTTCGGTATCGTGCCGGAGAAGCGGTCGGACGCGGACGCCGTCTGA
- a CDS encoding phosphoglycerol geranylgeranyltransferase — MTNPWDDWDHVLKVDPDKDLRPGETFEDVCRTGTDAIEIGGTLDVTAEKMTRVVDAAAEYDVPLYQEPSNPGVVIDSPSLDGYLIPTVFNAGGPFWITGAHKEWVRIDDLDWSRTHTEAYIVMNPEASVAQLTEADCDLSADDVGAYAKVAERMFGQEIVYVEYSGTFGDTEKVAAAHDALDDATLFYGGGIHDYESANEMAAHSDVIVVGDLLHDEGVDAVRETVKGAQDA, encoded by the coding sequence ATGACTAACCCGTGGGACGACTGGGACCACGTGCTGAAGGTCGACCCCGACAAGGACCTCCGCCCGGGCGAGACCTTCGAGGACGTGTGCCGGACCGGGACGGACGCGATCGAGATCGGCGGGACCCTCGACGTCACCGCGGAGAAGATGACGCGCGTCGTCGACGCCGCCGCCGAGTACGACGTGCCGCTGTACCAGGAGCCGTCGAACCCGGGCGTCGTGATCGACTCCCCGTCGCTCGACGGCTACCTGATCCCCACCGTGTTCAACGCGGGCGGTCCCTTCTGGATCACGGGCGCCCACAAGGAGTGGGTGCGCATCGACGACCTCGACTGGAGCCGGACCCACACTGAGGCGTACATCGTCATGAACCCCGAGGCCTCGGTCGCCCAGCTGACGGAGGCCGACTGCGACCTCAGCGCCGACGACGTGGGGGCGTACGCGAAGGTCGCCGAGCGCATGTTCGGCCAGGAGATCGTCTACGTCGAGTACTCGGGCACCTTCGGCGACACGGAGAAGGTCGCGGCCGCCCACGACGCCTTGGACGACGCCACCCTCTTCTACGGCGGCGGCATCCACGACTACGAGTCGGCCAACGAGATGGCCGCCCACAGCGACGTGATCGTCGTCGGCGACCTGCTCCACGACGAGGGCGTCGACGCCGTCCGCGAGACGGTGAAGGGCGCGCAGGACGCCTGA
- a CDS encoding DUF7533 family protein yields the protein MRLGLLDMIGLAASLVFALPLANYAIIRLAAGETALGAGLLVVAAAMVVLPQYFLDPARIARKLLSGLLPRQLRGDPDGTASGRAGDDESGSTDAAAVDGDETAGR from the coding sequence ATGCGACTCGGACTGCTGGACATGATCGGGCTGGCGGCCTCGCTCGTCTTCGCGCTGCCGCTCGCCAACTACGCCATCATCCGGCTGGCCGCCGGCGAGACCGCGCTCGGTGCCGGCCTGCTCGTCGTCGCCGCCGCGATGGTCGTCCTCCCGCAGTACTTCCTCGACCCCGCGCGGATCGCCCGGAAGCTCTTATCCGGGTTGCTGCCACGCCAACTGCGCGGCGATCCCGACGGGACGGCTTCGGGTCGAGCGGGCGACGACGAGTCCGGGTCGACGGACGCCGCCGCGGTCGACGGCGACGAGACGGCGGGACGGTAA
- a CDS encoding riboflavin synthase — translation MFTGIVEGTGAVRERTETDDGLRLRIGVDGFDDLHHGQSISVSGVCLTVEEYGTGGAVEASDGGEAGDEPDWFEVFLASETVAKTYLGDVREGDAVNVERAMPADGRFDGHVVQGHVDTVAEVRGIERVGEDWRFTFAIPEGHGDYLVDKGSVTLDGISLTVAEKRGDEFDVAIIPTTYDLTTLSEKSVGDPVHLEVDVIAKYVENMLDGYAGAD, via the coding sequence ATGTTCACCGGCATCGTCGAGGGCACCGGCGCGGTCCGCGAGCGGACCGAAACCGATGACGGACTCCGCCTGCGGATCGGCGTCGACGGGTTCGACGACCTCCATCACGGGCAGTCGATAAGCGTGAGCGGCGTCTGTCTGACCGTCGAGGAGTACGGGACCGGCGGCGCGGTCGAGGCGAGCGACGGCGGCGAGGCGGGCGACGAGCCCGACTGGTTCGAGGTGTTCCTCGCGAGCGAGACGGTCGCGAAGACGTACCTCGGCGACGTGCGCGAGGGCGACGCGGTCAACGTCGAGCGGGCGATGCCCGCGGACGGGCGGTTCGACGGCCACGTCGTTCAGGGCCACGTCGACACGGTCGCCGAGGTCCGGGGGATCGAGCGCGTCGGCGAGGACTGGCGGTTCACCTTCGCGATCCCCGAGGGGCACGGCGACTACCTCGTCGACAAGGGCTCCGTGACGCTCGACGGCATCTCGCTGACGGTCGCCGAGAAGCGCGGCGACGAGTTCGACGTCGCGATCATCCCGACCACCTACGACCTCACCACGCTCTCCGAGAAGTCGGTCGGCGACCCGGTCCACCTGGAGGTGGACGTGATCGCGAAGTACGTCGAGAACATGCTGGACGGGTACGCGGGAGCGGACTGA
- a CDS encoding proline dehydrogenase family protein, which yields MIPPIASRFVAGESVPSALDHARAANEDGVAVILNLLGEHYDDPTDARADADAYLQLLDDIADSGLDACVSVKPSQIGMDVSADLFEEHYREIVARADELGAFVWCDMEDADTTDATLDAFESIAADYPWSVGQCIQSNLKRTADDLDRLVDVPGKIRLVKGAYDEPSSIAYTDKARVDEAYRDDLRFLFERRDRGIAVGSHDPEMISLADRLAREGGADYEVQMLMGVREDAQRDLAAQGVDVYQYAPYGGKWLSYFYRRVRERKENLTFAVRAVLGR from the coding sequence ATGATTCCCCCCATCGCCAGTCGGTTCGTCGCCGGCGAGAGCGTCCCGTCCGCCCTTGACCACGCTCGGGCGGCGAACGAGGACGGCGTCGCGGTCATCCTGAACCTGCTCGGCGAGCACTACGACGACCCCACGGACGCCCGCGCGGACGCCGACGCCTACCTCCAGCTCCTCGACGACATCGCCGACAGCGGCCTCGACGCCTGCGTCTCGGTGAAGCCCTCCCAGATCGGCATGGACGTGTCGGCGGACCTGTTCGAGGAGCACTACCGCGAGATCGTCGCCCGCGCCGACGAGCTCGGCGCGTTCGTCTGGTGCGACATGGAGGACGCCGACACGACCGACGCCACCCTCGACGCCTTCGAGTCCATCGCGGCCGACTACCCGTGGAGCGTCGGCCAGTGCATCCAGTCGAACCTCAAGCGGACCGCGGACGACCTCGACCGGCTCGTCGATGTCCCCGGCAAGATCCGACTGGTGAAGGGCGCCTACGACGAGCCCTCGTCGATCGCGTACACCGACAAGGCGCGCGTCGACGAGGCGTACCGCGACGACCTCCGGTTCCTCTTCGAGCGCCGCGACCGCGGGATCGCGGTCGGGAGCCACGACCCCGAGATGATCTCGCTCGCCGACCGGCTCGCGCGCGAGGGCGGCGCCGACTACGAGGTCCAGATGCTGATGGGGGTCCGCGAGGACGCCCAGCGCGACCTCGCCGCGCAGGGGGTCGACGTGTACCAGTACGCCCCGTACGGCGGCAAGTGGCTCTCGTACTTCTAC
- a CDS encoding CDP-2,3-bis-(O-geranylgeranyl)-sn-glycerol synthase, which produces MIGTLVATAFWAMLPAYVPNNAAVLAGGGRPIDGGREWRGARLLGDGKTWRGTVVGTLVGVLLALGLNRLADPASAALGADLPTFALPAAFALAFGAMCGDIGASFLKRRSGRERGAAFPGLDQLDFVVGALVLAFVVDTDWALAVFTPRVLAVVLVMTPVLHVVTNVGAYLLGVKNEPW; this is translated from the coding sequence ATGATCGGTACGCTCGTTGCGACCGCGTTCTGGGCGATGCTCCCGGCGTACGTCCCGAACAACGCCGCGGTGCTTGCCGGCGGGGGCCGCCCCATCGACGGCGGCCGCGAGTGGCGCGGCGCGCGGCTGCTCGGCGACGGGAAGACGTGGCGCGGGACCGTGGTGGGGACCCTCGTCGGCGTGCTGCTCGCGCTCGGACTCAACCGCCTCGCCGACCCGGCGAGCGCCGCGCTCGGCGCCGACCTGCCGACGTTCGCGCTCCCGGCGGCGTTCGCGCTCGCGTTCGGCGCGATGTGCGGCGACATCGGCGCCTCCTTCCTCAAGCGCCGGTCCGGGCGCGAGCGCGGCGCCGCGTTCCCCGGGCTCGACCAGTTGGACTTCGTCGTCGGCGCGCTGGTCCTCGCCTTCGTCGTCGACACCGACTGGGCGCTCGCGGTGTTCACGCCGCGCGTCCTCGCGGTCGTCCTCGTGATGACGCCCGTCCTCCACGTCGTCACGAACGTCGGCGCCTATCTCCTCGGCGTCAAGAACGAGCCGTGGTGA
- a CDS encoding UvrD-helicase domain-containing protein encodes MTDTTVTRLFGGPGSGKTTALLDRVEEILDEEGADVRDVLVVSYTRAAAAEIRERLAERLGISPRSLQGNVSTMHAKAYELLDLSRGDVVGEDDKEAFCEEYGIEFEDQHGGAGRRTARSTTIGNKIIATSQWLQRTERDVADWYDVPFQWNVEEVRLPPEEDPNAQQGNKYTPTWPSDDDRIDIPETIRAWRAYKGDNDLVGFADMLERVAQRSLVPSVDYLIIDEFQDITTLQYNVFEEWRPHMETVLIAGDDDQVVYAWQGADPDLLLDTEVDEDVVLPNSYRLPSEILNVVNAEIRHIDKRQEKDLHPRKEGGTVEAIESPSMIELVRNVRYTVEDDEGDIMCLFRARYQMFDFIDEFIDHGIPFTMLTDGRMWTDRVQDYVSAIEKAEADEPVTGLEARRLADMLQDSAFGTHDREEFYDFLDDREEAADADDVAEIEVAADTLNEYIPFMPDTASADDMVRKVTSFQRKSMGAYFDGDYRGTDPTRVRVGTIHSAKGREADHVFVATDLTEKVVEQMAASIDDPTDVDGVEEFTKSTSPVPVLTDNERRVFYVGMSRARERLVIMESLISGAPTLPISVLLFNELRDEPAQELVDEVQAELAVPEPEP; translated from the coding sequence ATGACTGATACCACGGTGACGCGGCTGTTCGGGGGTCCCGGGAGCGGGAAGACGACCGCGCTCCTGGACCGCGTCGAGGAGATTCTCGACGAGGAGGGGGCCGACGTGCGCGACGTACTCGTCGTCTCGTACACGCGCGCGGCGGCGGCGGAGATCCGCGAGCGGCTCGCCGAACGGCTCGGCATCTCCCCGCGCAGCCTCCAGGGGAACGTCAGCACGATGCACGCGAAGGCGTACGAGCTGCTGGACCTCTCGCGCGGCGACGTGGTCGGCGAGGACGACAAGGAGGCGTTCTGCGAGGAGTACGGCATCGAGTTCGAGGACCAGCACGGCGGCGCCGGCCGCCGCACCGCGCGGTCGACGACCATCGGCAACAAGATCATCGCCACCTCGCAGTGGCTCCAGCGCACCGAGCGCGACGTGGCCGACTGGTACGACGTGCCCTTCCAGTGGAACGTCGAGGAGGTCCGGCTCCCGCCCGAGGAGGACCCGAACGCCCAGCAGGGGAACAAGTACACGCCGACGTGGCCCTCCGACGACGACCGCATCGACATCCCGGAGACGATCCGGGCGTGGCGCGCGTACAAGGGCGACAACGACCTCGTCGGCTTCGCGGACATGCTCGAACGGGTCGCGCAGCGCTCGCTCGTCCCCAGCGTCGACTACCTGATCATCGACGAGTTCCAGGACATCACGACCCTCCAGTACAACGTCTTCGAGGAGTGGCGCCCGCACATGGAGACGGTGCTCATCGCCGGCGACGACGACCAGGTCGTCTACGCGTGGCAGGGCGCCGACCCCGACCTCCTCCTCGACACCGAGGTCGACGAGGACGTGGTCCTGCCGAACTCCTACCGGCTCCCCTCGGAGATCCTCAACGTCGTCAACGCCGAGATCCGCCACATCGACAAGCGCCAGGAGAAGGACCTCCACCCGCGCAAGGAGGGCGGCACCGTCGAGGCGATCGAGTCGCCCTCGATGATCGAGCTCGTCCGGAACGTCCGGTACACCGTCGAGGACGACGAGGGCGACATCATGTGCCTGTTCCGGGCGCGCTACCAGATGTTCGACTTCATCGACGAGTTCATCGACCACGGCATCCCGTTCACGATGCTCACCGACGGGCGCATGTGGACCGACCGGGTCCAAGACTACGTCAGCGCCATCGAGAAGGCCGAGGCGGACGAGCCCGTCACCGGCCTCGAGGCGCGGCGGCTCGCGGACATGCTCCAGGACTCCGCGTTCGGCACCCACGACCGCGAGGAGTTCTACGACTTCCTCGACGACCGCGAGGAGGCGGCCGACGCCGACGATGTGGCCGAGATCGAGGTCGCCGCCGACACGCTGAACGAGTACATCCCCTTCATGCCGGACACCGCGAGCGCGGACGACATGGTCCGGAAGGTGACGAGCTTCCAGCGCAAGTCGATGGGCGCGTACTTCGACGGCGACTACCGGGGCACAGACCCGACCCGCGTCCGCGTCGGCACCATCCACTCGGCGAAGGGCCGCGAGGCCGACCACGTGTTCGTCGCCACCGACCTCACGGAGAAGGTGGTCGAGCAGATGGCGGCCTCCATCGACGACCCGACCGACGTCGACGGCGTCGAGGAGTTCACGAAGTCGACGAGCCCCGTGCCGGTCCTCACCGACAACGAGCGCCGCGTCTTCTACGTCGGGATGTCCCGCGCCCGCGAGCGGCTCGTGATCATGGAGAGCCTCATCAGCGGCGCGCCAACGCTGCCGATCAGCGTCCTCCTCTTTAACGAGCTCCGCGACGAGCCGGCCCAGGAGCTCGTCGACGAGGTCCAGGCGGAACTGGCGGTCCCCGAACCCGAGCCGTGA